ACTCACATTCAGCGGGTTTATAATTGAGTAGTTTACAGAAAGCTTTTCCACCTTTTTAGGGGCAAAGTTCTCTACAATTGAAGCCAGATTGATTCCGCTTACATCGATCGAGTTATACACACCGAGTAAAGTTATTTTTGTTGTTGCTATTTCTGCTGTTTCAATCCCCTGTGCAAACAGATGCGCATTATCGATCTCCAAGGTAAAAAACTTATCTTGCACTTTTTCCCCGGAGATTACAACATCAAATGCCCCAAGTTCCTGTTCTAGAAAATAGTACACACTTTGTTTAGGTGTAAATGCGATCAATGCTAAAACAAACACTAGAAAATATCCAAAAAACAGTGATAATTTTTTTACCATTTTATCTCCATCTCCAAGCTTACCGTATCATCGCCCAGTTTTTTAATCTCAAGCAGTGAAATGTTGTAAGAACCGTTTAACACTTTTCCCATCAAAGAGTTCAGGGCATCGGCATTCATAGTTTTTGCACTTATTTTGATCGAATCTTTTGTTACTTTTTTAATGATATTTGCAGACTTTAGTGAGGGCTGTCTTAAGATCCTCTCAATTGAACTTTTTATCTTCTTTTGATCGCCGTACACATCTTCAAGAGCATTTAGCTTTACAGCCACTTTTTTGCTCTCTTGATACTGCAGTTTTGCCTCAAGAAGTTCCTCTTTAAATGTACTTAATTTAAAAAATAAAAAGAGTAAAACAGTTAAAAGGAGTGCACCGATATGTAAAGGATTCACTTGATTCATAGTTTCACCTTTATCTCAAAAGTTTTCCCCTTAAATGAAGAGCTGAGAGCCGCTTTATAACTTTGCAGACTTTGCAGCACTTTTTTACTAGCAGCCGTATCTAAGCCAGATATCTTTACACTTAACATTTTATTTTTATATGCAATATCTGTAATCTTCTGCTCTTTTTCAAGTTTGAGTTTTAAAAATTCTGCAATAAGCTCACGCAGTTTCGTTTGTTTTTCAAAAGTTGTTTCATACTCCTGAAGCACAGAACGGTTTTGCATCATAGTGGGATAGAGTTTATACTCTTCAAAGAGTTTCTCTTTTTGTATGTTTACACTCTCGATCTTTTGCATCGTTATAAAGTTTTCAATTCCTAAAAGGATAATAAACATACCAATTAATACAGCTACTTTATACAAACTGCTATTGTCGATAATATGTGAAAACTGTTGTAGTTTGATAGTTTTTTTTGAGAGTTTCAAAGAATCTAATGAAAGCTCTTCTGCCGTTTCATTCCAAACTCTCGGAGCTATAAACACTATCTCATTATCAACAACCATTACCTCTTTTTCATTTATTTTACACGGCAATAATTCTAATAGTTCCGTTTGTGCAAAATATACATTGTTAATGCTTGAGATAGAAATATTTTTCTTCCCTATCTCTTCAATGATCTTTTTATCTTCATACGCAAATGCTAAAAACTCTTCCCCCTCTTTAAACACTACATAACTGTAGTTTCCTTCTGGGAGATTATCCTCAAAAAGTGACGGTAACAGTTTTTTAGCATCTCTGGCGTATTTTACGGGTAGACTTAGTTTTTTCACCCAGTAAAGTGACGGAGAAAGGACTATATCTACTTTTGTACCACCAGCAATCTCCGGTGCTTTCTCACTGTGGGGATCTAAAAAAACAACACTGCTGGTTGTTTTAAATTTCGTAAACAAAGTTATACCCTTTCTTATTTTTCATATCGTATTCAAAACTTATATGTGAAGTAATGTTTTCTCTTATTATATCCATTTTTATAAACAAATACGGAACAAAGGTATCTGTAGGAAATTTATTAATTCTGTTTTTCTCCTCTTCACCTAATGACAACCCTTTATAAAGCTCCTCTTTAGAACTGTATACCACCTCTTGTGAGCTTAAAAATTTCGCTCTTTCAGGCGTTGCTCCTGTTATTAACTCCCACACTTCAGATGTAGCATAATTCAGATCTATAGTTACATTTCTCTCTGTAGTTGTGTTTCTGTCTGTCGAAAAATTAAAAAGGTTTGTAAAATTGATCGCATCAATTGAGTCATCCTGATACTCTCTTTTATAAAACCTGTTAATCTTTTTAAGATGTTTCATAGAAGCAATAGAACCTCGAAAGAGTGTCGGGTCCTCCTCAAAAATAGTAGTATTGTAATAAATCCCCTCTTTCGGTTCTTTCATAACATCTTTAAGAAGTTCTATATATTCCCCTCTTACATTGTATCTAGTAAGGTACTCATATAAAAACTCTTCTTGTATACGATCCATAAAGTTGATCGCAAAAGTTGAACGTCCACTTGTAATATAGACTATCAAGTGGGTACCGTTGTTGTTTAACGGTATACCACTCTCTATCCCCGCTAAGAAAACATACAACTCCTCTGCAGATTTATTGTCAACTATACTTTTCAATTGCTCAGAACCGTTTAAAAGGGATATAACATCATCTACAAAGATATGGTCCTGATAGAGACTTTTCTCTTTTTCCACATACTTTGAAGAGTTATTGATCTGCTTTAAAGTATAACCCACTGCCACCGTAATGATAATTACAAACATTACCGTAATAAGAAGTGCTATCCCTCTTTTTTTCTGCATCTATTGAATACTCATTGAAAAAATTGGTAATAGCATCGCCGCTACGATAAAACCGATACTTCCGCCTACAAAAAGCATTAAAGCAGGTTCAAGCAGCGTTAAAAGAAGAGAGATCTTATCACGGTTCTCTTCAAAATAAAGCTCTGAGACATTTGTTAAAACACTCTCAATTTCTGATGTCTCTTCACCAAGAGCAATCGCCTGTACAAAAGCATCATCAAGTTGTACGTTCGCATTGTAAAGTGCATGGGAAAGCAGTTTACCCTCAACCACTTTTTTACTTGCATCTATAAACAACTCTTTGATCACTTTATTACTCAAAATATTTGCACTCATATTGATTGTTTGAACAAAAACAACACCCGAACGTGTCAAGAGTGAAGCGATGTAAGAGAAACGTGCAAGCTCACTTTTTAAAATAATCGTACCAAAAAGGGGGACTTTTAGTAAAAGTTTGTCCACAAAGTAGGCAAAACTGTATATCTTCTTTTTTAGAGTAACAAAAAGTGCCGTAAAGATAAAAATCAATGCCAAAATCATTTGAAAATTTTCACTAAAGAAATCTCCAAGCCCTATGACTACTTTTGTAGGGGTTGGAAGTTCTTGGTCCATACTCTCAAAAATCCCCGTAATTTGCGGTACTACATAGGTAAGCATAAAGGCGATCATCACCAAAGAGATAATGATCATAAACGACGGATAAGCAAAAGCACCTTTAATCTCTTTTGCTATTTTATCCTGCTCTTTTAAAAAGCGGGACAGTTCCATAAGTACCTCATCTAGAATTCCACCGTCTTCACTTACACGGATAGACTCTACAAAAAACTCCGGAAGTTCTACCACATCCTGAGAAGAGAGGGCACTGTAGAAGTTTTCCCCTTCATCTAGATGTGTATTTACCGTTGTTAAAAAAAGCTTTATTTTTTTATTTTTAGCGTAATGTGTTTGAACAATTTTCAAAGCCGAGACAATACTCATACCTGAACGGATATACATAGAGAGTTCACGAGCAAGAAGCGCCAACTCTTTAGAGGAGATCTTATAACGCTTTTTAATTTTAAACTTCTCATAAAACGGAAGTGAATCCTCTTTTATATCGCTGTAGATAATTCCCGTCGCTTTGAGCTTTGCCTTCACCTCTTCAAGAGTTGCAGCTTCAACTCTGTCAGTGACATTTTTTCCCGTTTTATCTATACCTTTATATTTAAAAATCATCACTTCACTTCTTGTATTAACTGCTCTTTTTCATCTACACACTCTTGCAAAGTATCGTAAACTTTTACACCCTTAAAGTACTCACTATAATCATATACTTTATCTTTAAAGGCAACTATATACTGGTCAGAAATGCCGTCTCTGGCAACTTCAAACTCAAAACACCCTTTAAATCTTTGTTGTACTAAACCTTCTGAATAGCTATATCTATAAACTTCTATAGAATCATCGATCAGTTCTTCGATTTCTGCTCGTTTCTCTTGATCTATATAAAGAGTACATACAGAACAATCATCCTCACAGACAAGCTTCGAAGAGTTACCGTCTTTGATCTGTTTATACATATAACTTTTCAGATTTTTTAAACTCAGCTTCTCTTGCTCTTCATTTACACTATGAAGTTTTGTTATCACAAGGGTATAGACAACCCCGATGATAACTATTACTATCATTAACTCAATAAGTGAAAAAGCTTTTTTCAAAACTTATTTACACTCACTTAGTTTAATGTCGGCAGCTTCATCTTTACCACCCTCTTTTTTATCAGCACCTAGAGAGATAAGTTCTACTTTACCGTCGTTGTTGATGTAGATAAACTCTTGCCCCCAAGAATCTTTAGGCATCTTAGCGTCTTTAAAATACTTATCGTCTTTTGTAAGTAGTTTTAAGCCCTCTTGTGTTGAAGGGTACACACTATTTTTAATCTTGTACATATCAAGTGCACCGTTATAGATACTTTTCATCTGTACACATACAAGGTCACGTTTCGCTTCTTCACCCTTACCTGTAAGACTCGGCATAACCATCGCCGCTAACAGTCCAAGGATTACGATAACGATCATCAGTTCTATTAAAGAGAACGCATTTCTTTTCATAAAAAACCTTTTGAAATATTGTTTGAAATACTATTATATAAAAATTACATGAAGATTACATGAAAATTACAATCATTTATAAGATTTTAGGAAGTTTTCGTATGCCGCTAGGGCATACGAAATAAAAGAAGAATTTAGTGAGTAGCGTTAAAATTACTTACTATCTCTTGTGCAGCTGTATCATTAAAGTAATACTCTACAAAACCAGTATTTGCAGGAGTATAACTACCTTGATATATACGTGATGTAGTTGTACCATCTTCAAGTACAATACCTGGAGCTACTAAAATTGGATTTTTATTATAAGCTCCAACTAAAGTATCATCAACTGTCATAAGGATCATATCAACTGTAGTTCCATTATTATCTGTATACGTTGTTGCCGTCCAAGTTCCTGCACTTGGATTAATAACAGTCGGTTCCATACTAAGTCCCATATAGACACTTGTCATATCAACTTCCACTATAGTTCCATTTCCATCACTAAACTGTTCACCTTGAGCGAACATCAATTGGCGTTTATAGTTTTCACGATTATACGCTGCTGTATAATTGCCAAACATCTCTGCTAAAGCAGTTACAGGAGTTACTCCATCTACATACGCTTCTACCGGTCCCCAAATATCGTACTCATCGTTTAACATAAGTACAGCTACTTTAGAAACAACTGAACCTGTCGGTAAAGTAATACCAAGTTCACCTAATTCTGTGATCTCACTTGCGATCTCAGTTGCACTCATATTCTCATTTACTACAACAGCTTTTGCAACAGGAGTACCTTCCATGCTAACTGTCATAGTACTATTCCATTGGCTATCATGAGTACCATTACCATCAGGATTTACAAATGTACCGTCTGTTTTAAACTCTAAATAATCATACTCAAGTGTAGCTGTACCGTTTTCATCAGTATTAACTCCCCAAAAACTATATAGTGGAGTATCTGCAGGGAAAGTTTGCGGAGACGCTGCATATGTATCAAACTCTGTTGAAGTTAAATTTTGAGATGCTTCACTCATCCCATAAAGAGAGTCACTATTCATTGAAGCTTCTACAAAAACACTGTATGTCACTGTTGAATTAACATCACCGTCACTCATTGTTACCGTTATAGTTGCATTCCCCTCTTGTACTGTTTCGATCGTAAAATTACCATCAGAAGAGAGTATTGTGTTTGGACCAAAAACTTGACTTGGATCGTTGATAGCAGAAACACTGTATGTAACAGTAGCACCTTCAGGATCAACTGCACCAATATTTCCAGAAATAGTCTCACCT
Above is a window of Sulfurimonas marina DNA encoding:
- a CDS encoding type II secretion system F family protein → MIFKYKGIDKTGKNVTDRVEAATLEEVKAKLKATGIIYSDIKEDSLPFYEKFKIKKRYKISSKELALLARELSMYIRSGMSIVSALKIVQTHYAKNKKIKLFLTTVNTHLDEGENFYSALSSQDVVELPEFFVESIRVSEDGGILDEVLMELSRFLKEQDKIAKEIKGAFAYPSFMIIISLVMIAFMLTYVVPQITGIFESMDQELPTPTKVVIGLGDFFSENFQMILALIFIFTALFVTLKKKIYSFAYFVDKLLLKVPLFGTIILKSELARFSYIASLLTRSGVVFVQTINMSANILSNKVIKELFIDASKKVVEGKLLSHALYNANVQLDDAFVQAIALGEETSEIESVLTNVSELYFEENRDKISLLLTLLEPALMLFVGGSIGFIVAAMLLPIFSMSIQ
- the gspG gene encoding type II secretion system major pseudopilin GspG; the protein is MKRNAFSLIELMIVIVILGLLAAMVMPSLTGKGEEAKRDLVCVQMKSIYNGALDMYKIKNSVYPSTQEGLKLLTKDDKYFKDAKMPKDSWGQEFIYINNDGKVELISLGADKKEGGKDEAADIKLSECK
- a CDS encoding prepilin-type N-terminal cleavage/methylation domain-containing protein is translated as MKKAFSLIELMIVIVIIGVVYTLVITKLHSVNEEQEKLSLKNLKSYMYKQIKDGNSSKLVCEDDCSVCTLYIDQEKRAEIEELIDDSIEVYRYSYSEGLVQQRFKGCFEFEVARDGISDQYIVAFKDKVYDYSEYFKGVKVYDTLQECVDEKEQLIQEVK